A genomic region of Candidatus Polarisedimenticolia bacterium contains the following coding sequences:
- a CDS encoding pirin family protein — MTEIRRVQSVIEPQQVLEGAGVRLHRSIGTREVNYLDPFLLLDDFSSHDRRDYEAGFPQHPHRGIETVTYMLKGAVNHKDTLGNAGSIGAGDIQWMTSGRGILHEEMPQVRPEGIAGFQIWVNLPAKAKMTAPRYQDVRSERIPEIKGKDGARIRVVAGTVGDVRGAVTDIAADPIYLDVLVPPKSAYRERVARGHTAFAYVFEGSAILPGLGREEVTVTAPQLVVLSDGDEIHVKTGAGPARFLLVSGKPLGEPIARYGPFVMNTRAEIEQALEDLRRGTFVR; from the coding sequence ATGACTGAGATCAGACGCGTGCAATCCGTCATCGAGCCGCAGCAGGTGCTCGAAGGAGCGGGGGTCAGGCTCCACAGGAGCATCGGCACGCGCGAGGTCAATTATCTCGATCCGTTCCTCCTGCTGGACGACTTCTCGTCGCACGACCGGCGCGACTACGAGGCCGGTTTCCCGCAGCACCCGCACCGGGGGATCGAGACGGTCACCTACATGCTGAAAGGGGCGGTGAACCACAAGGACACGCTGGGGAACGCCGGGAGCATCGGCGCCGGCGACATCCAGTGGATGACCTCCGGGCGCGGCATCCTGCACGAGGAGATGCCCCAGGTCCGCCCCGAGGGGATCGCCGGATTCCAGATCTGGGTGAACCTGCCGGCGAAGGCGAAGATGACCGCGCCGCGCTACCAGGACGTCCGGTCCGAGCGGATTCCGGAGATCAAGGGGAAGGACGGCGCCCGGATCCGCGTGGTCGCCGGGACCGTCGGCGACGTCCGGGGGGCGGTGACCGATATCGCGGCCGATCCGATCTATCTCGACGTCCTCGTCCCGCCGAAGAGCGCCTACCGTGAGCGCGTGGCCCGCGGGCACACGGCCTTCGCCTACGTCTTCGAAGGAAGCGCCATCCTTCCCGGCCTCGGGCGGGAGGAAGTCACCGTGACGGCCCCGCAGCTCGTGGTCCTTTCGGACGGCGACGAGATCCACGTCAAGACCGGCGCCGGGCCGGCCCGGTTCCTGCTCGTCTCCGGCAAGCCGCTCGGCGAGCCGATCGCCCGCTACGGCCCGTTCGTGATGAACACCCGGGCCGAGATCGAGCAGGCCCTCGAGGACCTCCGCCGCGGGACGTTCGTCCGCTAG
- a CDS encoding aspartate aminotransferase family protein → MAKRAPAKRSRGRFGAKGAARSSAAGKRSARPAARRKPAASRGPILQDSALARATGRAAASLRTSLAREPALIAEEALKAAEQIEMLLDDEEEEDPEPHEEEEYFLRARKEGGDRPRSRPAPTIVTRLRAPEKPRSPSRSGQAAGESPKGPESAPAPAGAPHLFPRNLTAEYPVAVRAEGIWIYDAAGRKYLDGCGGAVVCSIGHGVAEVAEVMTRQAKRLAFAHSSQFITKESIGLADRVAALAPGDMKKSGRVYLVSGGSEAIETALKLARQYHIETGHPGKSKTIARWQSYHGSTMGALSVTGNVARRALYAPLFVPMPHIPPCYCYRCPYGLKYPSCNVACIEDLEAAIHQEGPDSVAAFIAEPVVGATLGAVAAVDGYWKRAREICTKHNVLLIADEVMTGVGRTGKNFAVDHWGVVPDMLVVGKGLSGGYAPLGAVIARGFVADALAAGRGYFEHGFTYSANPLSAAIGSAVLDYVQRNRLIPRAARLGKALGEKLGALRRHRTVGDVRGLGMMWGIELVRDRKTREPFPARLKVSRRLYEACLEEGLLIYPGSGTREGQDGDHFIIAPPFTITPAEMDDLVARLGRGLTRLEKSLR, encoded by the coding sequence ATGGCGAAGCGTGCCCCCGCGAAGCGCTCGCGGGGCCGCTTCGGCGCGAAAGGCGCGGCGCGATCGTCCGCGGCCGGGAAGCGCTCCGCCCGGCCGGCCGCCCGCCGCAAGCCGGCCGCGAGCCGCGGGCCGATCCTTCAGGACTCGGCCCTGGCGAGGGCGACGGGACGGGCCGCCGCGTCGCTTCGGACGTCGCTCGCCAGGGAGCCGGCGCTCATCGCGGAGGAGGCCCTGAAGGCGGCCGAGCAGATCGAGATGCTCCTCGACGATGAAGAGGAGGAGGACCCGGAGCCGCACGAAGAGGAGGAGTACTTCCTGCGCGCCCGGAAGGAGGGCGGGGATCGGCCGCGGTCGCGCCCCGCGCCGACGATCGTGACGAGGCTGAGGGCGCCGGAGAAGCCCCGGTCCCCTTCGCGCTCCGGTCAGGCCGCCGGCGAGTCCCCCAAGGGGCCCGAGTCCGCGCCCGCCCCCGCGGGCGCGCCGCACCTGTTCCCCCGCAACCTGACGGCGGAATACCCGGTCGCCGTGCGGGCCGAGGGGATCTGGATCTACGACGCCGCCGGCAGGAAGTACCTCGACGGCTGCGGCGGCGCGGTCGTCTGCTCGATCGGCCACGGCGTCGCCGAGGTCGCCGAGGTGATGACGAGGCAGGCGAAGCGCCTGGCCTTCGCGCACTCCTCGCAGTTCATCACGAAGGAGTCGATCGGCCTGGCGGACCGCGTCGCGGCGCTGGCGCCGGGGGACATGAAGAAGTCCGGACGCGTCTACCTGGTCTCGGGGGGCAGCGAGGCGATCGAGACCGCCCTCAAGCTGGCGCGCCAATACCACATCGAGACCGGCCACCCCGGCAAGTCGAAGACCATCGCCCGCTGGCAGTCGTACCACGGCAGCACCATGGGGGCCCTCTCGGTGACCGGCAACGTGGCGCGCCGCGCTCTCTACGCGCCCCTGTTCGTGCCGATGCCGCACATCCCTCCCTGCTACTGCTACCGCTGCCCCTACGGGCTGAAGTACCCCTCCTGCAACGTCGCCTGCATCGAGGATCTCGAGGCCGCCATCCACCAGGAGGGGCCGGACTCGGTCGCGGCGTTCATCGCCGAGCCGGTCGTCGGCGCCACGCTCGGCGCCGTCGCCGCCGTGGACGGCTACTGGAAGAGGGCGCGCGAGATCTGCACCAAGCACAACGTCCTTTTGATCGCCGACGAGGTGATGACCGGCGTCGGCCGCACCGGGAAGAACTTCGCCGTCGATCACTGGGGGGTCGTTCCCGACATGCTCGTGGTCGGCAAGGGGCTGTCGGGAGGCTACGCGCCCCTGGGCGCGGTCATTGCCCGCGGCTTCGTCGCCGATGCACTGGCCGCCGGGCGCGGCTACTTCGAGCACGGCTTCACCTACAGCGCCAACCCCCTGTCGGCCGCCATCGGCAGCGCCGTCCTCGACTACGTGCAGCGTAACCGGCTGATCCCTCGCGCCGCGCGCCTGGGGAAGGCCCTCGGCGAGAAGCTCGGCGCGCTCCGCCGTCACCGCACGGTCGGCGACGTGCGCGGACTCGGCATGATGTGGGGAATCGAGCTGGTGCGGGACCGCAAGACCAGAGAGCCGTTCCCCGCCCGCCTCAAGGTGTCGCGGCGCCTGTACGAAGCCTGCCTGGAGGAGGGCCTCCTGATCTACCCCGGCTCCGGCACCCGCGAAGGCCAGGACGGCGACCACTTCATCATCGCCCCCCCCTTCACCATCACCCCCGCCGAGATGGACGACCTCGTCGCCCGCCTCGGCCGCGGCCTCACCCGGCTGGAGAAGTCGCTGCGCTGA
- a CDS encoding DUF3857 and transglutaminase domain-containing protein, with translation MSLVRHHVAILGLFVVVLAIPEPSAAASKPAAAGADAWPEITPAEKSLTKVDQDPEADAVVLINDRNGKIVQRAEDWVNVLDYHWRIKILNDRGKRYADVHLPAEKLSRILNIRARTVKDDGTILPVAPDQIFEKLLYQVGDLKVTEWVFKFPAVERGAILEYRYDRYDNFLVFVDPWYFAGPEFTLLSRLTQVIPNGMTYSILCDLCGGAKPEVKEWREAKAKGQMYSIELRNVPGYREELMMPPARDVTPRMEMVMQGWKDRRIEALGRQDNLFTDWASVAKYASFYYQQAIKAGQVAIKPVVDEWTKGLSDPQEKIKAITRHVQQDFRYLDFYRFVTLSPDPIDKLLKNKAADNAEKAVLLMAALKAIGVDSHAAQVSGKAGGSLNPKFFSPTQFTHAIVGLPQADGTYQWIDPTVSYAPFGFVPWTDSGAGALLLKGDQGELITLGSKAELSASRYKLSVKPRADLKADIEAEAEYIGEDAIEMRDDLAPISESDRKSYLQAWVAERRPDAVLKSFSIEDIDAMDKPLRIKMSIEAPGLVTRADDVLLVRACVLNCYDTNPLSRANRQHPFYIDRGWSREETVVIVPPSGMIAAQMPPPAAAKSVIGSLSLGCTSQSDGGARCWEQFTVRRNRWPADQNGSIRAMYDKIVEAGRMTVALQKAEAAPAGR, from the coding sequence ATGAGCCTGGTCCGTCACCACGTCGCCATCCTGGGTCTCTTCGTCGTTGTTCTGGCCATTCCGGAACCGTCCGCGGCGGCCTCGAAGCCCGCGGCCGCGGGGGCGGATGCCTGGCCGGAGATCACCCCGGCCGAGAAGTCCCTCACCAAGGTCGACCAGGATCCGGAAGCGGATGCGGTCGTCCTGATCAACGACCGCAACGGAAAGATCGTCCAGCGGGCCGAGGACTGGGTGAACGTGCTCGACTATCACTGGCGAATCAAGATCCTCAACGATCGCGGGAAACGGTACGCCGACGTCCACCTTCCGGCGGAGAAGCTCTCGCGCATCCTCAACATCAGGGCACGGACCGTCAAGGACGACGGGACGATTCTTCCGGTGGCGCCCGACCAGATCTTCGAGAAGCTCCTGTACCAGGTCGGGGACCTGAAGGTGACGGAATGGGTCTTCAAGTTTCCCGCCGTGGAGCGGGGAGCGATCCTGGAGTACCGCTACGACCGCTACGACAATTTCCTGGTGTTCGTGGACCCCTGGTACTTCGCGGGACCCGAGTTCACGCTGCTCTCCCGCCTGACCCAGGTCATACCGAACGGCATGACCTACTCGATCCTCTGCGACCTGTGCGGCGGCGCAAAGCCCGAGGTCAAGGAATGGCGCGAAGCGAAGGCGAAGGGACAGATGTACAGCATCGAGCTGCGCAATGTTCCCGGCTACCGCGAGGAGCTGATGATGCCGCCGGCGCGCGATGTCACGCCCCGCATGGAAATGGTCATGCAGGGCTGGAAGGATCGCCGGATCGAGGCGCTCGGACGCCAGGACAACCTGTTCACCGACTGGGCTTCGGTCGCCAAGTACGCCTCGTTCTACTACCAGCAGGCGATCAAGGCCGGTCAGGTGGCGATCAAGCCGGTGGTCGACGAGTGGACCAAGGGGCTCTCCGACCCGCAGGAGAAGATCAAGGCGATCACGCGCCACGTCCAGCAGGACTTCCGGTATCTCGACTTCTACAGGTTCGTCACGCTCAGTCCCGACCCGATCGACAAGCTCCTGAAGAACAAGGCCGCCGACAACGCCGAGAAGGCCGTCCTCCTGATGGCCGCGCTCAAGGCGATAGGGGTCGACTCCCACGCCGCCCAGGTCTCGGGGAAGGCGGGCGGCTCCCTCAACCCCAAGTTCTTCAGCCCGACCCAGTTCACGCACGCCATCGTCGGGCTGCCCCAGGCGGACGGCACGTACCAATGGATCGATCCCACCGTGTCTTACGCCCCCTTCGGTTTCGTGCCGTGGACGGACTCCGGTGCGGGAGCCCTCCTGCTGAAAGGGGACCAGGGGGAGCTGATCACGCTGGGCTCCAAGGCCGAGCTGAGCGCCTCGCGCTACAAGCTCTCGGTCAAGCCGCGCGCCGATCTCAAGGCCGACATCGAGGCGGAGGCCGAATACATCGGGGAGGACGCCATCGAGATGCGGGATGATCTCGCGCCCATCTCCGAATCGGATCGCAAGTCCTACTTGCAGGCGTGGGTGGCCGAGCGCCGCCCCGATGCCGTCCTGAAATCCTTCAGCATCGAGGACATCGACGCCATGGACAAGCCCCTGCGCATCAAGATGAGCATCGAGGCGCCGGGCCTCGTGACGCGGGCCGACGACGTGCTCCTGGTGCGCGCCTGCGTCCTCAACTGCTACGACACCAATCCGCTCTCCCGCGCAAACCGCCAGCACCCGTTCTACATCGATCGCGGCTGGAGCCGGGAGGAGACGGTCGTCATTGTTCCTCCGTCCGGGATGATCGCGGCCCAGATGCCTCCTCCGGCCGCCGCGAAGTCGGTGATCGGCTCCCTCTCCCTCGGCTGCACCTCCCAGAGCGACGGCGGGGCGCGCTGCTGGGAGCAGTTCACGGTCCGCCGGAACCGCTGGCCGGCGGATCAGAACGGCAGCATCCGCGCCATGTACGACAAGATCGTAGAGGCCGGACGCATGACCGTCGCGTTGCAGAAGGCCGAGGCCGCCCCGGCCGGGCGCTGA
- a CDS encoding CoA-transferase, whose amino-acid sequence MAGYTTSELMVSRAAKELKNGDVVFVGIGVPSLAVNLAYRMHAPGICMIYESGAVGCVPKRLPISIGDPCLVTGSLAVVPMLDVFNLYLQRGLIDVGFLGGAQVDRFGNINSTVIGDYAKPKVRLPGSGGACEIAALAKKVVITIANSKRTLPERVDFVTSPGYLRGGRERESLGLRGGPDLVITDMGVYRFDPDTREMVLVSMHPGVTVKTIKDSTGWDVRVAGDLTETPPPTPEEIRIIREELDPQGIFLKSKAG is encoded by the coding sequence ATGGCCGGATACACGACATCCGAGCTGATGGTCTCGCGGGCGGCGAAGGAGCTGAAGAACGGCGACGTCGTCTTCGTCGGCATCGGCGTGCCGTCGCTGGCGGTCAATCTCGCCTACCGCATGCACGCACCGGGCATCTGCATGATCTACGAGTCGGGGGCCGTCGGCTGCGTGCCGAAGCGCCTGCCGATCTCGATCGGCGATCCGTGCCTGGTGACCGGCTCCCTGGCCGTCGTGCCGATGCTGGACGTGTTCAACCTGTACCTGCAGCGCGGCCTGATCGACGTCGGCTTCCTGGGCGGGGCCCAGGTGGACCGCTTCGGCAACATCAACTCGACCGTCATCGGCGACTACGCCAAACCGAAGGTCCGCCTGCCGGGCAGCGGCGGCGCCTGCGAGATCGCAGCGCTGGCGAAAAAGGTCGTCATCACCATCGCCAACTCGAAGCGCACCCTTCCCGAGCGCGTCGACTTCGTGACCAGCCCGGGCTACCTGCGCGGTGGCCGCGAGCGCGAGTCGCTGGGGCTTCGGGGCGGCCCCGATCTGGTGATCACCGACATGGGCGTCTACCGCTTCGACCCCGACACGCGCGAGATGGTCCTGGTCTCGATGCATCCCGGCGTCACGGTGAAGACGATCAAGGACAGCACCGGCTGGGACGTCAGGGTGGCGGGCGACCTCACCGAGACGCCGCCGCCTACCCCCGAGGAGATCCGGATCATCCGCGAGGAGCTCGATCCGCAGGGGATCTTCCTCAAATCGAAGGCCGGGTGA
- a CDS encoding cysteine synthase family protein — translation MKSLQESIGNTPLVRLVRMPGPGSADVFVKLEGANPTGSMKDRMALSMVEGAERRGQLKPGGTVVDYTGGSTGSSLAMVCAAKGYKAHFVSSDAFAEEKIQTMRAFGATVEVHTSVNRKVTPELIQKLVGRARELASQPNTFWTDQFNNPDNRAGYHPMAREIIAGLDGRLDAFVMAVGTGGCFSGNAEVLKERLPGVRCVAVEPAASPALSRRGPLGGHRIEGIGAGFVPSICRLDLADAIVAVSDDDAARTARRLAQEEGILAGTSCGANLWAALRLARELGPGRRVVTIIVDSGLKYLQGDLHRGGGDHD, via the coding sequence ATGAAGAGCCTCCAGGAATCGATCGGCAACACGCCGCTCGTGCGGCTCGTCCGGATGCCCGGGCCGGGGAGCGCCGACGTCTTCGTGAAGCTGGAGGGGGCGAACCCGACCGGCAGTATGAAGGACCGGATGGCGCTGTCGATGGTCGAGGGGGCGGAGCGGCGCGGCCAGCTGAAGCCGGGAGGGACGGTCGTCGACTACACCGGGGGCAGCACCGGCAGCTCGCTGGCGATGGTGTGCGCGGCGAAGGGGTACAAGGCGCACTTCGTGTCGTCGGACGCGTTCGCGGAGGAGAAGATCCAGACGATGCGCGCCTTCGGCGCCACGGTCGAGGTCCACACGAGCGTGAACCGCAAGGTCACGCCGGAGCTGATCCAGAAGCTGGTCGGCCGCGCCCGCGAGCTGGCCTCGCAGCCGAACACCTTCTGGACCGACCAGTTCAACAACCCGGACAACCGGGCCGGCTACCACCCGATGGCGCGCGAGATCATCGCCGGGCTCGACGGCCGGCTCGACGCGTTCGTCATGGCGGTCGGGACCGGCGGCTGCTTCTCGGGGAACGCCGAGGTGCTCAAGGAGCGGCTGCCCGGTGTGCGCTGCGTGGCGGTCGAGCCGGCGGCCTCGCCGGCGCTGTCGCGCCGCGGCCCCCTCGGCGGGCACCGCATCGAGGGGATCGGCGCCGGGTTCGTGCCGTCGATCTGCCGACTCGATCTGGCCGACGCGATCGTGGCGGTGAGCGATGACGACGCCGCCCGGACCGCCCGGCGGCTGGCGCAGGAAGAGGGGATCCTGGCGGGGACCTCCTGCGGCGCGAACCTCTGGGCCGCCCTCCGGCTGGCGCGGGAGCTCGGGCCGGGGCGCCGCGTGGTCACGATCATCGTGGACTCGGGGCTGAAGTACCTGCAGGGGGACCTGCATCGCGGGGGAGGCGACCATGACTGA
- a CDS encoding CoA-transferase: protein MSKQMTMKDAIARFVRDGDLVVMEGFTHLIPFAAGHEIIRQRRRDLTLARLTPDLIYDQLIAAGCVRKLIFSWAGNPGVGPLHAFRRAVEQGRPRPLEIEEYTHFGMVLRFMAGASNLPFLPTRNYPGTDLTKVNPHFKKVRSPYGDEELWCVPALNPDVTIVHAQRADADGNTQVWGLYGVQKEAAFASRRVIVSVEEVVDSSVIRSDPNRTLIPGAIVSAVVHEPFGAHPSFVQGAYDRDNDFYVKWDAVSREEKGFGAYLDEWVHGIPDRAAYIKKMGARFDELKADRQMCAPVNYGF from the coding sequence ATGTCCAAGCAGATGACGATGAAGGACGCCATCGCGCGCTTCGTGCGCGACGGCGACCTGGTCGTCATGGAGGGGTTCACCCACCTCATCCCGTTCGCCGCCGGGCACGAGATCATCCGCCAGCGCCGGCGCGACCTGACGCTGGCCCGCCTGACGCCCGACCTGATCTACGACCAGCTGATCGCCGCGGGGTGCGTCCGCAAGCTGATCTTCTCCTGGGCCGGCAACCCTGGGGTGGGGCCGCTGCACGCCTTCCGCCGGGCCGTCGAGCAGGGGCGGCCGCGGCCGCTCGAGATCGAGGAGTACACGCACTTCGGCATGGTGCTGCGGTTCATGGCCGGGGCGTCGAACCTGCCGTTCCTGCCGACGCGCAACTATCCCGGCACCGACCTCACGAAGGTGAACCCGCACTTCAAGAAGGTGCGCTCGCCGTACGGCGACGAGGAGCTGTGGTGCGTGCCGGCCCTCAACCCGGACGTGACCATCGTGCACGCGCAGCGCGCCGACGCCGACGGCAACACGCAGGTCTGGGGCCTGTACGGGGTGCAGAAGGAGGCGGCGTTCGCCAGCCGCAGGGTGATCGTGTCGGTCGAGGAGGTGGTCGACTCGTCGGTCATCCGCTCCGACCCGAACCGCACGCTCATCCCGGGCGCCATCGTCAGCGCCGTGGTGCACGAGCCGTTCGGCGCGCACCCGTCGTTCGTCCAGGGGGCGTACGATCGCGACAACGATTTCTACGTGAAGTGGGACGCCGTCTCGCGCGAGGAGAAGGGCTTCGGGGCGTACCTCGACGAGTGGGTGCACGGGATCCCCGACCGCGCCGCGTATATAAAGAAGATGGGCGCGCGCTTCGACGAGCTGAAGGCCGACCGGCAGATGTGCGCGCCTGTCAACTACGGGTTCTGA
- a CDS encoding DUF3857 domain-containing protein has translation MTRRTPVPPGRVLLLSLALLLGGAPSALPGRDGGKDAAPWPDITEQERALTSVPQDPDADAVILQHTRDGKIVQEGKYYVNVLDYHWRLKVLRERGKRYAEVHIPSYKSSRVEGIEARSIRPDGTVVPVAKDQIFEKLVQKGRGYKVTEHVFNFPGVEPGAILEYRFRRHRAGLFALVYIEPWDFAGPEITLVSRVTQALPGDASYRVLCNRCPHPVPTEEDWIDGKTIGKRLTLGMKNVPAYREELMMPPREEVSPRVEMVLVAWKNVLWEPLDRVSSLFTDWISVGTFARYFYQKVYRLDDVAVKQAVASWTKGIPDRNDQMKAIFRHVQEDFRYVPSDDVYGQASSIASMIKAKAADNEDKGILLMAALRSMGVRAQLALVVGRRKGRLNAAYPSLSQFSHVIVAVPQPDGSALWLDPTVTYAPFGFMPSQDSGAGALYITDEGSALINLPIKTETNGTRFAITARPGSGGMTELDVVAEYEGEDAIAMRQEIVPVAEAARTTFLEGWLREARPGAALRSHEFENLESLDKPLRIKMTVEASGLVTRADDLMLVRACILECRDVNPLSNQDRRYPFYVDLDWNERQTVTVMPPAEMKAARPPAAAAAKSAIGALFFTCASQAEGAVRCERLLMVPRNHWPADKGAGIRAMFDSIVEIDRTNVALQLVEGGSSGR, from the coding sequence GTGACGCGCCGCACGCCCGTTCCCCCGGGCAGGGTCCTGCTCCTCTCCCTGGCTCTCCTCCTCGGAGGAGCTCCATCCGCCTTGCCGGGTCGTGACGGCGGGAAGGACGCTGCCCCGTGGCCGGACATCACCGAGCAGGAGCGAGCGCTGACCTCGGTGCCGCAGGACCCGGATGCGGACGCCGTGATCCTGCAGCACACCCGCGACGGAAAAATCGTCCAGGAGGGAAAGTACTACGTCAATGTCCTCGACTACCACTGGCGATTGAAGGTCCTCAGGGAGCGGGGCAAGCGCTATGCGGAGGTGCACATTCCGTCCTACAAATCCTCGCGCGTGGAGGGAATCGAGGCGCGCAGCATCAGGCCGGATGGCACCGTGGTTCCCGTGGCCAAGGACCAGATCTTCGAGAAGCTCGTCCAGAAAGGGCGCGGCTACAAGGTCACCGAGCACGTCTTCAACTTCCCGGGGGTCGAGCCGGGGGCCATTCTCGAATACCGGTTCCGGCGCCACCGGGCCGGGCTCTTCGCCCTTGTCTACATCGAGCCCTGGGACTTCGCGGGGCCGGAAATCACGCTGGTGTCCCGGGTGACGCAGGCGCTTCCAGGGGACGCGAGCTACCGGGTCCTGTGCAACAGGTGCCCGCACCCGGTGCCCACGGAGGAGGACTGGATCGACGGGAAGACCATCGGGAAGCGGCTCACGCTGGGCATGAAGAACGTCCCCGCCTACCGGGAGGAGCTGATGATGCCGCCCAGGGAGGAGGTCAGCCCGAGAGTGGAGATGGTCCTGGTGGCGTGGAAGAACGTCCTGTGGGAGCCGCTCGACAGGGTGAGCAGCCTCTTCACCGACTGGATCTCCGTGGGCACCTTCGCCCGCTACTTCTATCAGAAGGTCTACCGCCTCGACGATGTCGCGGTGAAGCAGGCCGTGGCCTCGTGGACGAAGGGGATCCCGGATCGGAACGACCAGATGAAGGCGATCTTTCGCCATGTCCAGGAGGATTTTCGGTACGTCCCCTCCGACGACGTGTACGGGCAGGCCTCGTCGATCGCGTCGATGATCAAGGCCAAGGCGGCCGACAACGAGGACAAGGGCATCCTCCTGATGGCCGCCCTGAGATCGATGGGAGTGCGGGCCCAGCTCGCCCTCGTGGTCGGCAGACGGAAGGGACGTCTGAACGCGGCCTACCCGAGCCTGTCGCAGTTCAGCCACGTCATCGTCGCAGTCCCGCAGCCCGATGGCTCCGCGCTCTGGCTGGATCCCACCGTCACCTACGCCCCGTTCGGGTTCATGCCCTCGCAGGACAGCGGCGCGGGGGCCCTCTACATCACCGACGAAGGCTCGGCGCTCATCAACCTGCCGATCAAGACCGAGACCAACGGCACGCGCTTCGCGATCACGGCCAGGCCGGGGTCCGGCGGCATGACCGAACTCGATGTCGTGGCCGAATACGAGGGGGAGGACGCCATCGCCATGCGCCAGGAGATCGTGCCGGTCGCGGAGGCCGCCCGCACGACGTTCCTGGAGGGTTGGTTGAGGGAGGCGCGTCCCGGGGCGGCCCTGCGCTCCCACGAGTTCGAGAACCTCGAGTCGCTCGACAAGCCGCTGCGAATCAAGATGACCGTCGAGGCCTCCGGCCTCGTGACCCGGGCCGACGATCTCATGCTGGTGCGCGCCTGCATCCTCGAATGCCGGGACGTCAACCCGCTGTCGAATCAGGATCGCCGCTACCCGTTCTACGTGGATCTCGACTGGAACGAGCGGCAGACGGTCACGGTCATGCCCCCGGCCGAAATGAAGGCTGCCCGGCCGCCGGCTGCGGCGGCGGCCAAATCAGCCATCGGCGCGCTGTTCTTCACGTGCGCGTCCCAGGCCGAGGGAGCCGTCCGTTGCGAGCGACTGCTCATGGTGCCGAGGAATCACTGGCCCGCGGACAAGGGCGCGGGGATCCGGGCGATGTTCGACTCCATCGTGGAGATCGATCGCACGAACGTGGCCCTGCAGCTCGTGGAAGGCGGATCGTCCGGGCGTTAG